A part of Bosea sp. (in: a-proteobacteria) genomic DNA contains:
- a CDS encoding L,D-transpeptidase — MRRFASAFAAIALSVGFAAPAIAEIDPLTRQPLLSVQEEFRPQATAIPRETVTYNSRYAPGTVLVDTRERRLYFILSSTQAVRYGVGVGRPGFEWSGTKPVTRKAEWPSWTPPAQMLRRRPDLPRFMPGGPENPMGARALYLGSSLYRIHGSNEPETIGQAVSSGCIRMINEDVIDLYERVRVGARVVVLR, encoded by the coding sequence ATGCGACGTTTCGCTTCCGCGTTCGCCGCGATCGCCCTGAGCGTAGGCTTCGCCGCGCCGGCCATCGCAGAGATCGATCCGCTGACCCGTCAGCCGCTGCTGAGCGTGCAGGAGGAGTTCAGGCCGCAGGCGACCGCTATCCCGCGTGAAACCGTCACGTATAATTCGCGCTATGCGCCCGGCACAGTGCTGGTCGACACGCGCGAACGGCGCCTCTACTTCATCCTGTCGAGCACGCAGGCCGTGCGCTACGGCGTGGGCGTGGGGCGTCCCGGCTTCGAGTGGTCCGGGACCAAGCCCGTGACACGCAAGGCGGAATGGCCCAGCTGGACGCCGCCCGCGCAGATGCTCAGGCGCCGGCCCGACCTGCCGCGCTTCATGCCCGGCGGTCCTGAGAATCCGATGGGCGCACGCGCGCTTTATCTCGGCTCTTCGCTGTATCGCATCCATGGCTCGAACGAGCCCGAGACCATCGGCCAGGCCGTCTCCTCGGGATGCATCCGCATGATCAACGAGGACGTGATCGACCTTTACGAGCGCGTCCGCGTCGGCGCCCGGGTCGTCGTGCTGCGCTGA
- a CDS encoding ATP-binding protein, with product MDLPLDAGACDRRDARQPSERLIGRIVACDGSRATIAASAASLVGAATDFWSIGRLISISMGQTRVVGLVCEMSATANVWAEGLENEIHVKVELVGEIVDRSDGKLEFRRGICAYPNLGAVAHRIRVTDLLAVHDLGDRRGIEIGWLSQDSSIPATVCVDDMLRCHFAVVGTTGVGKSSAVALLLREAVAKKPNLRVLVLDPHNEYAHAFHGMSTTLDSNTLELPYWMFSFEEMIDVVFRGREAVQEEIDILREIIGLAKGRYRVSSESATVSRLIRKPLDIGGMSSDAPVPYRFNDLYRIIEEYLGQLEPRFPRFHLRSLKSRLENLFADQRYRFMFGRSTVEDNLDQVISTIFRIPHENKRISILQLAGIPSEVVNAVVSVLSRLAFDIASWSGGGFEVLVLCEEAHRYIPQDRALGFAPTRASIARIAKEGRKYGAYVGIVTQRPGELDPTILSQCSTVFAMRLGNTRDQDIIRAAIADSSASTIGFLSSIGNREAIAFGEGVATPMRITFRSQRAHELPAAQHGGAPQGQLSEDDISLRGIIGRMRGAGDPSERF from the coding sequence ATGGACCTCCCGCTCGACGCGGGCGCTTGCGATCGGCGGGACGCACGTCAGCCAAGCGAACGCCTGATCGGCCGCATCGTGGCCTGCGACGGCTCGCGCGCCACCATTGCGGCGTCGGCCGCCAGCCTCGTCGGCGCCGCGACGGATTTCTGGTCGATCGGCCGGCTGATCTCGATCAGCATGGGCCAGACGCGCGTGGTCGGCCTGGTCTGCGAGATGAGCGCCACTGCCAATGTCTGGGCCGAAGGCCTCGAGAATGAGATCCATGTGAAGGTCGAGCTTGTCGGCGAGATCGTCGACCGCTCCGACGGCAAGCTTGAGTTCCGCCGCGGCATCTGCGCCTATCCCAATCTCGGCGCCGTCGCGCACCGCATCCGCGTGACGGACCTGCTGGCCGTCCATGATCTGGGCGACCGCAGGGGCATCGAGATAGGCTGGCTCTCGCAGGATTCATCCATCCCCGCCACGGTCTGCGTCGATGACATGCTGCGTTGCCATTTCGCCGTGGTCGGCACCACCGGCGTCGGCAAGTCCAGCGCCGTTGCCCTGCTGCTGCGCGAGGCCGTGGCCAAGAAGCCCAATCTGCGCGTGCTCGTGCTCGATCCGCACAATGAATACGCCCATGCCTTCCACGGCATGTCGACGACGCTCGATTCGAACACGCTGGAACTGCCCTACTGGATGTTCAGCTTCGAGGAGATGATCGATGTCGTCTTTCGCGGCCGCGAAGCGGTGCAGGAGGAGATCGACATCCTGCGCGAGATCATCGGGCTCGCCAAAGGCCGCTACCGGGTCTCCAGCGAGAGCGCCACCGTCTCGCGCCTCATCCGCAAGCCGCTCGACATCGGGGGCATGTCTTCCGACGCGCCGGTGCCCTATCGCTTCAACGATCTTTACAGGATCATCGAGGAATACCTCGGCCAGCTCGAACCGCGCTTCCCGCGCTTTCACCTGCGCTCGCTCAAGAGCCGCCTCGAAAACCTGTTCGCCGATCAGCGCTATCGCTTCATGTTCGGGCGCTCGACGGTCGAGGACAACCTTGACCAGGTGATCAGCACCATCTTCCGCATCCCCCACGAAAACAAGCGGATCTCCATCCTGCAACTGGCGGGCATCCCGTCGGAGGTCGTCAACGCGGTGGTGTCGGTGCTGTCGCGCCTCGCCTTCGACATCGCCTCCTGGAGCGGCGGCGGCTTCGAAGTCCTCGTGCTGTGCGAGGAAGCGCATCGCTACATCCCGCAAGACCGGGCGCTCGGCTTCGCGCCGACCCGCGCCTCGATCGCCCGCATCGCCAAGGAAGGCCGCAAATACGGCGCCTATGTCGGCATCGTCACGCAGCGGCCGGGCGAACTCGACCCCACCATCCTGTCGCAATGCTCGACGGTCTTCGCCATGCGCCTCGGCAACACGCGCGACCAGGACATCATTCGCGCGGCGATCGCCGATTCATCGGCCAGCACCATCGGGTTCCTGTCGTCGATCGGCAACCGCGAGGCCATCGCCTTCGGCGAGGGCGTGGCCACACCGATGCGCATCACCTTCCGCAGCCAGCGCGCCCATGAACTGCCCGCCGCGCAGCATGGCGGAGCGCCGCAAGGTCAGCTCAGTGAGGACGACATCAGCCTGCGCGGGATCATCGGCCGCATGCGCGGCGCCGGAGATCCGTCCGAACGCTTTTGA
- the moaA gene encoding GTP 3',8-cyclase MoaA has protein sequence MDLLTPRQAQPLVDPFGRTIEYIRISVTDRCDFRCVYCMSEDMHFLPKRDLLTLEELDRIGSAFIARGTRKIRITGGEPLVRRDIMSLFRSLSRHLDKGLEELTVTTNGSQLARHAAELAAIGVRRINVSLDTLDPDKFRAITRWGDLARVHEGLAEARAAGLRIKINAVALKGVNEGEIEELIRWAHGEGMDITFIEVMPLGDIEPARIDQFLPLSQVRARLLDTFTLVDDPHRTGGPARYVRVAETGGLLGFITPMTHNFCESCNRVRLTCTGTLYMCLGQEDAADLRSVIRASESDGPLHKAIEDAIARKPRGHDFVIDRKVARPAVGRHMSVTGG, from the coding sequence ATGGATCTTCTGACCCCCCGCCAGGCGCAGCCGCTGGTCGACCCTTTCGGCCGCACCATTGAATACATCCGCATCTCGGTTACGGACCGCTGCGATTTCCGCTGCGTCTACTGCATGTCCGAGGACATGCACTTCCTGCCCAAGCGCGATCTGCTGACGCTGGAGGAACTCGACCGGATCGGCTCGGCCTTCATCGCGCGCGGGACGCGCAAGATCAGGATCACGGGCGGCGAGCCGCTGGTGCGCCGCGACATCATGAGCCTGTTCCGCTCGCTGTCACGCCATCTCGACAAGGGCCTCGAGGAACTGACCGTGACGACGAACGGCTCGCAGCTCGCGCGGCATGCCGCGGAGCTGGCTGCGATCGGGGTGCGCCGGATCAACGTCTCGCTCGACACGCTCGATCCAGACAAGTTCCGCGCCATCACGCGCTGGGGCGACCTCGCAAGGGTGCATGAGGGGCTGGCCGAGGCACGCGCCGCCGGCCTGCGCATCAAGATAAACGCCGTGGCTCTCAAGGGGGTCAACGAAGGTGAGATCGAGGAACTCATCCGCTGGGCGCATGGCGAGGGCATGGACATCACCTTCATCGAGGTGATGCCGCTGGGGGACATCGAGCCGGCGCGAATCGACCAGTTTCTTCCGCTGAGCCAGGTCCGCGCGCGCCTGCTCGACACGTTCACGCTGGTCGATGACCCCCACCGCACCGGCGGCCCGGCGCGCTATGTGCGCGTGGCGGAGACGGGCGGGCTCCTGGGCTTCATCACTCCGATGACGCACAATTTCTGCGAGAGCTGCAATCGCGTCAGGCTGACCTGCACGGGCACGCTCTACATGTGCCTGGGTCAGGAGGATGCGGCCGACCTGCGCTCGGTGATCCGCGCCAGCGAGAGCGACGGGCCGCTGCACAAGGCCATCGAGGACGCCATTGCGCGCAAGCCCAGGGGGCATGACTTCGTGATCGACCGCAAGGTGGCGCGCCCCGCCGTGGGCCGGCACATGAGCGTCACCGGCGGTTGA
- a CDS encoding DUF971 domain-containing protein: MSNQQLWPSEIRLSKDRRTLSVTFEDGSRHDLPAEYLRVESPSAEVQGHGPNEKKLIAGKMNVEILSVVPVGHYAVKLVFDDLHDTGIYGWDTLAQMGRDHSVKWRAYLDALEIAGLGREPAARTPRR, encoded by the coding sequence ATGTCCAATCAGCAGCTATGGCCCAGCGAGATCCGCCTTTCGAAGGACAGGCGCACCCTGAGCGTCACCTTCGAGGATGGGAGCCGCCATGATCTGCCGGCCGAGTATCTGCGGGTGGAGAGCCCCTCGGCGGAGGTGCAGGGCCATGGTCCGAACGAGAAGAAGCTCATCGCCGGCAAGATGAACGTGGAGATCCTGTCGGTGGTGCCGGTGGGCCATTATGCGGTGAAGCTCGTCTTCGACGATCTGCACGACACCGGCATCTATGGCTGGGACACGCTGGCCCAGATGGGGCGGGACCATTCCGTGAAATGGCGCGCCTATCTCGATGCGCTGGAGATCGCGGGGCTCGGCCGTGAGCCGGCCGCGCGGACCCCGCGCCGCTGA
- a CDS encoding phosphohydrolase — translation MSDITIKMERPFVEELFAQYETLIGRDFPGYRNHVYRTITYAMHFLGNAKEHERLVEAAFVYHDIGLWTDHELAYLEPSEAVAIADNQKLGLGLDPDLLRGAIHWHHKIFPYTGPHREIIEACRKADWIDASKGMLRKGMSRAAIGKVEAAFPNLGFHDTLMRLAKDYGGSTLVGGIKVTLGIVKL, via the coding sequence ATGTCAGACATCACGATCAAGATGGAAAGACCCTTTGTCGAAGAATTATTCGCGCAATACGAGACTCTGATTGGCAGAGACTTTCCGGGATATCGGAACCATGTTTACCGCACGATCACTTATGCAATGCATTTTCTGGGCAATGCCAAAGAACATGAGAGGCTTGTCGAGGCTGCGTTTGTCTATCATGACATTGGTCTCTGGACAGATCACGAATTGGCCTATCTGGAACCATCCGAGGCCGTAGCAATAGCCGACAACCAAAAGCTTGGGCTGGGTTTGGATCCCGATCTGCTTCGTGGAGCCATCCATTGGCACCACAAGATTTTTCCTTACACCGGACCACACAGGGAAATCATCGAGGCCTGCCGAAAGGCCGATTGGATCGATGCCTCGAAAGGAATGCTCCGTAAGGGCATGAGCAGAGCTGCGATTGGAAAAGTTGAGGCAGCGTTCCCAAACTTAGGTTTCCATGACACATTGATGCGTCTTGCGAAAGATTATGGAGGCTCAACATTGGTTGGTGGCATTAAGGTAACTCTCGGAATCGTCAAGTTATGA